The proteins below come from a single Scatophagus argus isolate fScaArg1 chromosome 15, fScaArg1.pri, whole genome shotgun sequence genomic window:
- the tp53i3 gene encoding quinone oxidoreductase PIG3 isoform X4: protein MHRILHAGRFFLGKHHKTCCSGFATMMQAVCVDVPGGPENLLPRTVPRPQLKAGQVLIKVHAAALNRADLLQRRGLYPPPPGESDIMGLEVAGTVDTLGPGLKRGWKLDDRVMALLCGGGYAEYVAVPEELLMPVPPNLTLCQAAAIPEAWLTAFQLLVFIAQVKEGEVVLSHAAASGVGTAAVQLVRLFGAVPIVTAGSPEKLKLAESLGAACGFNYKEESFVQGVHDFTGGKGANVILDCIGGRNWEQNVSSLATDGRWVLYGTLGGRTVEGDLLGKLLSKRGHLLSSLLRSRSLQYKADLVKAFSQRVLPHFSEQTASLKPVIDSTFSLENIAEAHRHMEANKNMGKIIINVIPQHQETH from the exons ATGCATCGCATCCTGCACGCTGGAAGATTTTTCCTGGGAAAACACCATAAGACA TGTTGCTCTGGCTTTGCCACGATGATGCAGGCAGTGTGTGTTGATGTACCAGGAGGGCCAGAGAATTTACTGCCAAGAACCGTCCCCAGACCTCAGCTGAAAGCTGGGCAAGTCCTCATTAAAGTCCATGCAGCTGCCCTCAACAGAGCAGACCTACTGCAG AGGCGAGGACTGTACCCACCTCCCCCAGGTGAGAGTGACATCATGGGCCTGGAGGTGGCTGGTACTGTGGATACTCTGGGCCCAGGGCTGAAAAGAGGCTGGAAGCTAGACGACAGGGTCATGGCGCTGCTCTGTGGAGGAGGATATGCAGAATATGTTGCTGTGCCTGAGGAGCTTCTCATGCCAGTTCCCCCTAACCTCACACTCTGCCAGGCTGCTGCAATCCCAGAGGCCTGGCTCACGGCTTTTCAGCTGCTGGTTTTCATAG CTCAGGTGAAGGAGGGTGAGGTGGTGCTGTCTCATGCTGCAGCCAGCGGAGTCGGAacagctgctgttcagctgGTTCGTCTGTTCGGCGCCGTGCCCATCGTGACTGCAGGGAGCCCAGAGAAGCTGAAGCTGGCTGAGAGTCTGGGAGCAGCATGTGGGTTTAACTACAAAGAGGAGAGCTTCGTGCAGGGGGTTCATGACTTTACAGGAG GCAAGGGAGCAAACGTCATCCTTGACTGCATTGGGGGGCGAAACTGGGAGCAAAATGTGAGCTCTTTGGCCACCGATGGCAGGTGGGTGCTGTACGGCACCTTGGGAGGCAGGACAGTAGAGGGAGATCTGCTGGGCAAACTGCTCTCCAAGCGAGGCCACTTGCTCAGCAGCCTCCTCCGCTCTCGCAGCCTTCAG TACAAAGCAGACCTGGTAAAGGCTTTCTCACAAAGAGTGCTGCCGCACTTCTCAGAGCAGACAGCCTCTTTGAAGCCAGTGATCGACAGCACTTTCAGCCTGGAGAACATTGCAGAGGCTCATCGGCACATGGAGGCCAACAAGAACATGGGAAAGATTATCATTAATGTGATTCCACAGCATCAGGAAACTCACTGA
- the tp53i3 gene encoding quinone oxidoreductase PIG3 isoform X2, with amino-acid sequence MFESCLHWDHQMHRILHAGRFFLGKHHKTCCSGFATMMQAVCVDVPGGPENLLPRTVPRPQLKAGQVLIKVHAAALNRADLLQRRGLYPPPPGESDIMGLEVAGTVDTLGPGLKRGWKLDDRVMALLCGGGYAEYVAVPEELLMPVPPNLTLCQAAAIPEAWLTAFQLLVFIAQVKEGEVVLSHAAASGVGTAAVQLVRLFGAVPIVTAGSPEKLKLAESLGAACGFNYKEESFVQGVHDFTGGKGANVILDCIGGRNWEQNVSSLATDGRWVLYGTLGGRTVEGDLLGKLLSKRGHLLSSLLRSRSLQYKADLVKAFSQRVLPHFSEQTASLKPVIDSTFSLENIAEAHRHMEANKNMGKIIINVIPQHQETH; translated from the exons ATGTTTGAAAG TTGCCTCCACTGGGACCATCAAATGCATCGCATCCTGCACGCTGGAAGATTTTTCCTGGGAAAACACCATAAGACA TGTTGCTCTGGCTTTGCCACGATGATGCAGGCAGTGTGTGTTGATGTACCAGGAGGGCCAGAGAATTTACTGCCAAGAACCGTCCCCAGACCTCAGCTGAAAGCTGGGCAAGTCCTCATTAAAGTCCATGCAGCTGCCCTCAACAGAGCAGACCTACTGCAG AGGCGAGGACTGTACCCACCTCCCCCAGGTGAGAGTGACATCATGGGCCTGGAGGTGGCTGGTACTGTGGATACTCTGGGCCCAGGGCTGAAAAGAGGCTGGAAGCTAGACGACAGGGTCATGGCGCTGCTCTGTGGAGGAGGATATGCAGAATATGTTGCTGTGCCTGAGGAGCTTCTCATGCCAGTTCCCCCTAACCTCACACTCTGCCAGGCTGCTGCAATCCCAGAGGCCTGGCTCACGGCTTTTCAGCTGCTGGTTTTCATAG CTCAGGTGAAGGAGGGTGAGGTGGTGCTGTCTCATGCTGCAGCCAGCGGAGTCGGAacagctgctgttcagctgGTTCGTCTGTTCGGCGCCGTGCCCATCGTGACTGCAGGGAGCCCAGAGAAGCTGAAGCTGGCTGAGAGTCTGGGAGCAGCATGTGGGTTTAACTACAAAGAGGAGAGCTTCGTGCAGGGGGTTCATGACTTTACAGGAG GCAAGGGAGCAAACGTCATCCTTGACTGCATTGGGGGGCGAAACTGGGAGCAAAATGTGAGCTCTTTGGCCACCGATGGCAGGTGGGTGCTGTACGGCACCTTGGGAGGCAGGACAGTAGAGGGAGATCTGCTGGGCAAACTGCTCTCCAAGCGAGGCCACTTGCTCAGCAGCCTCCTCCGCTCTCGCAGCCTTCAG TACAAAGCAGACCTGGTAAAGGCTTTCTCACAAAGAGTGCTGCCGCACTTCTCAGAGCAGACAGCCTCTTTGAAGCCAGTGATCGACAGCACTTTCAGCCTGGAGAACATTGCAGAGGCTCATCGGCACATGGAGGCCAACAAGAACATGGGAAAGATTATCATTAATGTGATTCCACAGCATCAGGAAACTCACTGA
- the tp53i3 gene encoding quinone oxidoreductase PIG3 isoform X3 has translation MHRILHAGRFFLGKHHKTAWHKCCSGFATMMQAVCVDVPGGPENLLPRTVPRPQLKAGQVLIKVHAAALNRADLLQRRGLYPPPPGESDIMGLEVAGTVDTLGPGLKRGWKLDDRVMALLCGGGYAEYVAVPEELLMPVPPNLTLCQAAAIPEAWLTAFQLLVFIAQVKEGEVVLSHAAASGVGTAAVQLVRLFGAVPIVTAGSPEKLKLAESLGAACGFNYKEESFVQGVHDFTGGKGANVILDCIGGRNWEQNVSSLATDGRWVLYGTLGGRTVEGDLLGKLLSKRGHLLSSLLRSRSLQYKADLVKAFSQRVLPHFSEQTASLKPVIDSTFSLENIAEAHRHMEANKNMGKIIINVIPQHQETH, from the exons ATGCATCGCATCCTGCACGCTGGAAGATTTTTCCTGGGAAAACACCATAAGACA GCCTGGCACAAGTGTTGCTCTGGCTTTGCCACGATGATGCAGGCAGTGTGTGTTGATGTACCAGGAGGGCCAGAGAATTTACTGCCAAGAACCGTCCCCAGACCTCAGCTGAAAGCTGGGCAAGTCCTCATTAAAGTCCATGCAGCTGCCCTCAACAGAGCAGACCTACTGCAG AGGCGAGGACTGTACCCACCTCCCCCAGGTGAGAGTGACATCATGGGCCTGGAGGTGGCTGGTACTGTGGATACTCTGGGCCCAGGGCTGAAAAGAGGCTGGAAGCTAGACGACAGGGTCATGGCGCTGCTCTGTGGAGGAGGATATGCAGAATATGTTGCTGTGCCTGAGGAGCTTCTCATGCCAGTTCCCCCTAACCTCACACTCTGCCAGGCTGCTGCAATCCCAGAGGCCTGGCTCACGGCTTTTCAGCTGCTGGTTTTCATAG CTCAGGTGAAGGAGGGTGAGGTGGTGCTGTCTCATGCTGCAGCCAGCGGAGTCGGAacagctgctgttcagctgGTTCGTCTGTTCGGCGCCGTGCCCATCGTGACTGCAGGGAGCCCAGAGAAGCTGAAGCTGGCTGAGAGTCTGGGAGCAGCATGTGGGTTTAACTACAAAGAGGAGAGCTTCGTGCAGGGGGTTCATGACTTTACAGGAG GCAAGGGAGCAAACGTCATCCTTGACTGCATTGGGGGGCGAAACTGGGAGCAAAATGTGAGCTCTTTGGCCACCGATGGCAGGTGGGTGCTGTACGGCACCTTGGGAGGCAGGACAGTAGAGGGAGATCTGCTGGGCAAACTGCTCTCCAAGCGAGGCCACTTGCTCAGCAGCCTCCTCCGCTCTCGCAGCCTTCAG TACAAAGCAGACCTGGTAAAGGCTTTCTCACAAAGAGTGCTGCCGCACTTCTCAGAGCAGACAGCCTCTTTGAAGCCAGTGATCGACAGCACTTTCAGCCTGGAGAACATTGCAGAGGCTCATCGGCACATGGAGGCCAACAAGAACATGGGAAAGATTATCATTAATGTGATTCCACAGCATCAGGAAACTCACTGA
- the tp53i3 gene encoding quinone oxidoreductase PIG3 isoform X1 — protein sequence MFESCLHWDHQMHRILHAGRFFLGKHHKTAWHKCCSGFATMMQAVCVDVPGGPENLLPRTVPRPQLKAGQVLIKVHAAALNRADLLQRRGLYPPPPGESDIMGLEVAGTVDTLGPGLKRGWKLDDRVMALLCGGGYAEYVAVPEELLMPVPPNLTLCQAAAIPEAWLTAFQLLVFIAQVKEGEVVLSHAAASGVGTAAVQLVRLFGAVPIVTAGSPEKLKLAESLGAACGFNYKEESFVQGVHDFTGGKGANVILDCIGGRNWEQNVSSLATDGRWVLYGTLGGRTVEGDLLGKLLSKRGHLLSSLLRSRSLQYKADLVKAFSQRVLPHFSEQTASLKPVIDSTFSLENIAEAHRHMEANKNMGKIIINVIPQHQETH from the exons ATGTTTGAAAG TTGCCTCCACTGGGACCATCAAATGCATCGCATCCTGCACGCTGGAAGATTTTTCCTGGGAAAACACCATAAGACA GCCTGGCACAAGTGTTGCTCTGGCTTTGCCACGATGATGCAGGCAGTGTGTGTTGATGTACCAGGAGGGCCAGAGAATTTACTGCCAAGAACCGTCCCCAGACCTCAGCTGAAAGCTGGGCAAGTCCTCATTAAAGTCCATGCAGCTGCCCTCAACAGAGCAGACCTACTGCAG AGGCGAGGACTGTACCCACCTCCCCCAGGTGAGAGTGACATCATGGGCCTGGAGGTGGCTGGTACTGTGGATACTCTGGGCCCAGGGCTGAAAAGAGGCTGGAAGCTAGACGACAGGGTCATGGCGCTGCTCTGTGGAGGAGGATATGCAGAATATGTTGCTGTGCCTGAGGAGCTTCTCATGCCAGTTCCCCCTAACCTCACACTCTGCCAGGCTGCTGCAATCCCAGAGGCCTGGCTCACGGCTTTTCAGCTGCTGGTTTTCATAG CTCAGGTGAAGGAGGGTGAGGTGGTGCTGTCTCATGCTGCAGCCAGCGGAGTCGGAacagctgctgttcagctgGTTCGTCTGTTCGGCGCCGTGCCCATCGTGACTGCAGGGAGCCCAGAGAAGCTGAAGCTGGCTGAGAGTCTGGGAGCAGCATGTGGGTTTAACTACAAAGAGGAGAGCTTCGTGCAGGGGGTTCATGACTTTACAGGAG GCAAGGGAGCAAACGTCATCCTTGACTGCATTGGGGGGCGAAACTGGGAGCAAAATGTGAGCTCTTTGGCCACCGATGGCAGGTGGGTGCTGTACGGCACCTTGGGAGGCAGGACAGTAGAGGGAGATCTGCTGGGCAAACTGCTCTCCAAGCGAGGCCACTTGCTCAGCAGCCTCCTCCGCTCTCGCAGCCTTCAG TACAAAGCAGACCTGGTAAAGGCTTTCTCACAAAGAGTGCTGCCGCACTTCTCAGAGCAGACAGCCTCTTTGAAGCCAGTGATCGACAGCACTTTCAGCCTGGAGAACATTGCAGAGGCTCATCGGCACATGGAGGCCAACAAGAACATGGGAAAGATTATCATTAATGTGATTCCACAGCATCAGGAAACTCACTGA